A single Kryptolebias marmoratus isolate JLee-2015 linkage group LG7, ASM164957v2, whole genome shotgun sequence DNA region contains:
- the LOC108249818 gene encoding uncharacterized protein LOC108249818 isoform X1 — protein sequence MESGSSAAPGNMSKTDILRGIITEKLSTAAREILAVVERTVADYEEEASAFRQEIDRQRRQLELLQPPYCIKVEPTDPDEQSLFSVCGAGGWDVLSKEEQHRYEIGSGNSWNLENLKDPTEKEVRKDGEENPTQEQEYGTVSSRGPSPGDLHCCRFSPPAVQTDPVNVGRPAVKDLENLVNLRICILRDWDIQVLSNVVFKKYPFHELECPCGLQEDEFLNLLRSIFPPLASDKPFDFFITDRTKKLYPLKVESFTPEQVSKAVGNSALYIRLKRPAELQAGHEEPRQDFRKKDEEDNDPSVRAAPSTRNETSQKKHPQHRMAFKDNPVNLRIHILEESGVDVVLPQALNKSPPHELRCPCGLKEADFLDLLTSTFPQLAGGRPFTVLAEEGGELHPVKVESVTPEEIRRSSRSTGSPVIYIQLKKELPPPKDAAPENPPSSSHPSCPNTRPQSAEADRPVELKVCILDDPNIDVITASVFQKAAVVDLRCPAGLQEANFLDFFTSNFPVLEGKAFDLLARHGNKLRPLNVKNPTPEKIQLSVSSFSEAVLYVRLKEQQDEARKARSDVSDPTKASTRKFHKMDTKAFYDTRPHVPLALVPANPQDSDADLSDPDDDYQLTQADDRSDRSSDEDEAPSASRSSVQPPRKEPKKVKHTLKTVCLEEMEDTANPSSPSGPNQSTTRIWNHEDIEEFEVPNPKFEPPEAVHPPFWYFRMFFTDEMIEHVAHHTNLYSAQELADPVQTSPKEMKDFVAILLYMGVFSFPSLEDYWHHDSRFSAVADIMSRDRFQVLHRFIHFNDNQQSNESPDRFHKIRPLFEMLRERCLLIPSANRYSVDEVRVAYEGTRAGSLCQYANEPGKWGFKVFCRADSSGIIHDLLLFQGASTFFNVALSDQEQRLPLRAKLVTTLCKTIQQPQLSVVCCDNFFTSFSLVQSLHTSLGVRFIGAVQPNLTGGAPLMADSELMEKGRGAFDYRSAEGVVAVKWVEKKCVNLLSSACGILPLSAVDLWSEESRTTITVPCPSLVPAYREHMRGPDLSDMLVHLYRTPARSSRWYIPLFGYILDLCIVNSWLVYKRDCVLLNQKPMSLKRFRLAVAHSLNHANKPESKAGRPSLSPLSQRKGHTPRPSRPKPHPDVRYDGLGHWPLHCAKRGRCNLCPKGVSRWKCQKCNVFLCLNTNQECFVSYHQKWCSETSGLIVQPHR from the exons GTTCGGGGAACAGTTGGAATCTGGAAAACCTCAAAGATCCCACAGAGAAGGAAGTCCGGAAAGACGGCGAGGAAAACCCGACGCAGGAGCAGGAATACGGGACGGTTTCCAG CAGGGGACCTTCACCAGGGGACCTTCACTGTTGCAGGTTCTCTCCTCCAGCAGTCCAGACGGATCCTGTGAATGTGGGCAGACCTGCAGTCAAAGATCTGGAGAACCTGGTGAACCTCAGGATCTGCATCTTAAGGGACTGGGACATCCAGGTGCTTTCAAATGTTG TGTTTAAAAAGTACCCGTTTCATGAGCTGGAGTGTCCCTGTGGCCTGCAGGAAGACGAATTCCTGAACCTGCTGAGGTCCATCTTTCCTCCGCTGGCTTCTGATAaaccttttgacttttttataaCGGACAGAACCAAAAAACTGTATCCTCTGAAAGTGGAGTCTTTCACCCCGGAGCAGGTCAGCAAGGCTGTGGGGAATTCTGCCCTCTACATCCGTCTGAAG CGTCCAGCAGAACTCCAGGCAGGACATGAAGAGCCGCGGCAGGATTTCAGGAAAAAGGATGAAGAGGACAATGATCCAAGCGTACGGGCTGCACCCAGCACCAG AAATGAGACCAGTCAGAAGAAACATCCCCAACACAGGATGGCTTTTAAAGACAACCCAGTAAATCTGAGGATCCACATTCTGGAGGAGTCTGGTGTGGATGTGGTCTTACCTCAGG cttTGAACAAGTCCCCTCCTCATGAGCTGAGGTGTCCTTGTGGTCTGAAGGAGGCGGACTTCCTGGACCTGCTGACGTCCACCTTTCCTCAGCTGGCGGGGGGTCGGCCTTTTACTGTTTTAGCTGAAGAAGGCGGGGAACTACACCCTGTGAAGGTCGAGAGCGTGACTCCAGAGGAgatcaggaggagcagcaggtccACCGGGAGTCCGGTCATCTACATCCAGCTGAAG AAGGAGCTTCCTCCTCCTAAAGATGCTGCTCCTGAAAATCCTCCGTCCAGCTCTCATCCGTCGTGTCCAAATACCAG GCCTCAGAGCGCTGAAGCAGACAGACCAGTGGAGCTGAAGGTCTGCATCCTGGACGACCCAAACATAGATGTGATAACAGCCTCGG TGTTTCAGAAGGCCGCCGTTGTTGACCTCCGGTGTCCGGCTGGCCTGCAGGAGGCCAACTTCCTGGACTTCTTCACGTCCAACTTTCCTGTGCTGGAAGGCAAAGCTTTCGATCTCCTCGCGCGTCACGGCAACAAACTGAGACCTTTAAATGTGAAGAATCCAACTCCAGAGAAGATCCAACTGTCCGTCAGCTCCTTCAGTGAAGCTGTCCTCTACGTCCGGCTGAAG GAACAACAGGATGAAGCCAGGAAGGCTCGTTCAGACGTTTCTGATCCAACCAAAGCTTCCACAAG AAAGTTTCACAAGATGGACACTAAAGCGTTCTATGACACAAGACCACATGTTCCTCTGGCCCTGGTACCAGCCAATCCTCAGGACTCTGACGCAGATCTGAGTGATCCTGATGATGATTATCAGCTCACACAAGCAGACGATCGTAGTGACAGATCTTCTGATGAAGACGAGGCTCCTTCAGCCAGCAGGTCTTCTGTACAGCCGCCTCGTAAGGAGCccaaaaaagtcaaacacaccctgaaaacagtttgtctggaggagatggaggacaCCGCTAACCCAAGTTCCCCCTCAGGCCCGAACCAAAGTACCACAAGAATCTGGAACCATGAAGACATTGAGGAATTTGAGGTTCCAAATCCTAAATTTGAACCTCCTGAGGCTGTACATCCACCCTTCTGGTATTTCAGAATGTTCTTCACTGATGAGATGATTGAACATGTGGCTCATCATACAAATCTCTACTCTGCTCAGGAGCTGGCAGATCCAGTTCAAACCAGCCCTAAAGAAATGAAGGATTTCGTGGCGATCCTTCTGTATATGGGTGTTTTCAGCTTCCCTTCTCTGGAGGATTACTGGCACCACGACTCACGCTTCAGTGCCGTAGCTGATATTATGTCGAGAGACAGATTCCAGGTGTTACACCGGTTCATTCATTTCAACGATAATCAGCAGAGCAATGAGAGTCCAGACCGGTTTCACAAAATCCGCCCCCTCTTTGAGATGCTTCGAGAACGCTGTCTACTGATACCCTCTGCCAACAGGTACAGTGTCGACGAGGTCAGGGTAGCATATGAAGGCACGAGAGCGGGCAGTCTCTGTCAGTATGCCAACGAGCCAGGGAAGTGGGGCTTCAAAGTGTTTTGTCGAGCAGATTCATCAGGCATTATCCACGACTTGCTCCTGTTCCAGGGGGCGTCCACGTTCTTCAATGTGGCCCTCAGTGACCAGGAGCAGAGGCTACCTCTAAGAGCCAAGTTAGTGACAACACTATGTAAAACCATCCAACAGCCTCAGCTGTCTGTTGTCTGCTGTGACAACTTCTTCACCAGTTTCAGCTTGGTCCAGAGCCTGCACACATCTTTGGGTGTCAGGTTCATCGGTGCGGTGCAACCAAACCTCACCGGCGGAGCTCCTCTGATGGCAGACAGCGAGCTAATGGAAAAGGGCCGTGGAGCCTTTGATTACAGGTCTGCTGAAGGGGTGGTGGCAGTAAAATGGGTTGAGAAGAAATGTGTGAACCTTCTGAGCAGTGCCTGTGGGATCCTGCCTCTGTCAGCTGTCGACCTGTGGAGCGAGGAGTCCAGAACAACGATCACCGTCCCGTGTCCATCACTCGTCCCTGCGTACAGGGAGCACATGAGAGGACCTGATCTCTCTGACATGCTGGTACACCTGTACAGGACCCCGGCTCGCTCCAGCAGGTGGTATATTCCCCTGTTTGGATACATCCTTGACTTGTGCATTGTAAATTCCTGGCTGGTCTACAAGAGGGACTGTGTCCTTCTCAACCAGAAACCGATGTCTCTGAAAAGGTTCCGCCTGGCGGTGGCCCACAGCTTGAACCACGCCAACAAGCCAGAGTCCAAAGCCGGCCGACCATCACTCTCTCCCCTCTCACAGAGGAAAGGACACACCCCACGACCCTCCCGACCCAAACCCCATCCAGATGTGCGCTACGATGGTTTGGGACACTGGCCTCTTCACTGCGCCAAGCGGGGCCGATGTAACCTTTGCCCCAAGGGTGTGTCAAGGTGGAAATGTCAGAAGTGCaatgtgttcttgtgtttgaaCACAAACCAGGAGTGTTTTGTGTCATATCACCAGAAGTGGTGCTCAGAAACCAGTGGTTTGATTGTTCAGCCTCACCGATGA
- the LOC108249818 gene encoding uncharacterized protein LOC108249818 isoform X3, whose amino-acid sequence MESGSSAAPGNMSKTDILRGIITEKLSTAAREILAVVERTVADYEEEASAFRQEIDRQRRQLELLQPPYCIKVEPTDPDEQSLFSVCGAGGWDVLSKEEQHRYEIGSGNSWNLENLKDPTEKEVRKDGEENPTQEQEYGTVSRFSPPAVQTDPVNVGRPAVKDLENLVNLRICILRDWDIQVLSNVVFKKYPFHELECPCGLQEDEFLNLLRSIFPPLASDKPFDFFITDRTKKLYPLKVESFTPEQVSKAVGNSALYIRLKRPAELQAGHEEPRQDFRKKDEEDNDPSVRAAPSTRNETSQKKHPQHRMAFKDNPVNLRIHILEESGVDVVLPQALNKSPPHELRCPCGLKEADFLDLLTSTFPQLAGGRPFTVLAEEGGELHPVKVESVTPEEIRRSSRSTGSPVIYIQLKKELPPPKDAAPENPPSSSHPSCPNTRPQSAEADRPVELKVCILDDPNIDVITASVFQKAAVVDLRCPAGLQEANFLDFFTSNFPVLEGKAFDLLARHGNKLRPLNVKNPTPEKIQLSVSSFSEAVLYVRLKEQQDEARKARSDVSDPTKASTRKFHKMDTKAFYDTRPHVPLALVPANPQDSDADLSDPDDDYQLTQADDRSDRSSDEDEAPSASRSSVQPPRKEPKKVKHTLKTVCLEEMEDTANPSSPSGPNQSTTRIWNHEDIEEFEVPNPKFEPPEAVHPPFWYFRMFFTDEMIEHVAHHTNLYSAQELADPVQTSPKEMKDFVAILLYMGVFSFPSLEDYWHHDSRFSAVADIMSRDRFQVLHRFIHFNDNQQSNESPDRFHKIRPLFEMLRERCLLIPSANRYSVDEVRVAYEGTRAGSLCQYANEPGKWGFKVFCRADSSGIIHDLLLFQGASTFFNVALSDQEQRLPLRAKLVTTLCKTIQQPQLSVVCCDNFFTSFSLVQSLHTSLGVRFIGAVQPNLTGGAPLMADSELMEKGRGAFDYRSAEGVVAVKWVEKKCVNLLSSACGILPLSAVDLWSEESRTTITVPCPSLVPAYREHMRGPDLSDMLVHLYRTPARSSRWYIPLFGYILDLCIVNSWLVYKRDCVLLNQKPMSLKRFRLAVAHSLNHANKPESKAGRPSLSPLSQRKGHTPRPSRPKPHPDVRYDGLGHWPLHCAKRGRCNLCPKGVSRWKCQKCNVFLCLNTNQECFVSYHQKWCSETSGLIVQPHR is encoded by the exons GTTCGGGGAACAGTTGGAATCTGGAAAACCTCAAAGATCCCACAGAGAAGGAAGTCCGGAAAGACGGCGAGGAAAACCCGACGCAGGAGCAGGAATACGGGACGGTTTCCAG GTTCTCTCCTCCAGCAGTCCAGACGGATCCTGTGAATGTGGGCAGACCTGCAGTCAAAGATCTGGAGAACCTGGTGAACCTCAGGATCTGCATCTTAAGGGACTGGGACATCCAGGTGCTTTCAAATGTTG TGTTTAAAAAGTACCCGTTTCATGAGCTGGAGTGTCCCTGTGGCCTGCAGGAAGACGAATTCCTGAACCTGCTGAGGTCCATCTTTCCTCCGCTGGCTTCTGATAaaccttttgacttttttataaCGGACAGAACCAAAAAACTGTATCCTCTGAAAGTGGAGTCTTTCACCCCGGAGCAGGTCAGCAAGGCTGTGGGGAATTCTGCCCTCTACATCCGTCTGAAG CGTCCAGCAGAACTCCAGGCAGGACATGAAGAGCCGCGGCAGGATTTCAGGAAAAAGGATGAAGAGGACAATGATCCAAGCGTACGGGCTGCACCCAGCACCAG AAATGAGACCAGTCAGAAGAAACATCCCCAACACAGGATGGCTTTTAAAGACAACCCAGTAAATCTGAGGATCCACATTCTGGAGGAGTCTGGTGTGGATGTGGTCTTACCTCAGG cttTGAACAAGTCCCCTCCTCATGAGCTGAGGTGTCCTTGTGGTCTGAAGGAGGCGGACTTCCTGGACCTGCTGACGTCCACCTTTCCTCAGCTGGCGGGGGGTCGGCCTTTTACTGTTTTAGCTGAAGAAGGCGGGGAACTACACCCTGTGAAGGTCGAGAGCGTGACTCCAGAGGAgatcaggaggagcagcaggtccACCGGGAGTCCGGTCATCTACATCCAGCTGAAG AAGGAGCTTCCTCCTCCTAAAGATGCTGCTCCTGAAAATCCTCCGTCCAGCTCTCATCCGTCGTGTCCAAATACCAG GCCTCAGAGCGCTGAAGCAGACAGACCAGTGGAGCTGAAGGTCTGCATCCTGGACGACCCAAACATAGATGTGATAACAGCCTCGG TGTTTCAGAAGGCCGCCGTTGTTGACCTCCGGTGTCCGGCTGGCCTGCAGGAGGCCAACTTCCTGGACTTCTTCACGTCCAACTTTCCTGTGCTGGAAGGCAAAGCTTTCGATCTCCTCGCGCGTCACGGCAACAAACTGAGACCTTTAAATGTGAAGAATCCAACTCCAGAGAAGATCCAACTGTCCGTCAGCTCCTTCAGTGAAGCTGTCCTCTACGTCCGGCTGAAG GAACAACAGGATGAAGCCAGGAAGGCTCGTTCAGACGTTTCTGATCCAACCAAAGCTTCCACAAG AAAGTTTCACAAGATGGACACTAAAGCGTTCTATGACACAAGACCACATGTTCCTCTGGCCCTGGTACCAGCCAATCCTCAGGACTCTGACGCAGATCTGAGTGATCCTGATGATGATTATCAGCTCACACAAGCAGACGATCGTAGTGACAGATCTTCTGATGAAGACGAGGCTCCTTCAGCCAGCAGGTCTTCTGTACAGCCGCCTCGTAAGGAGCccaaaaaagtcaaacacaccctgaaaacagtttgtctggaggagatggaggacaCCGCTAACCCAAGTTCCCCCTCAGGCCCGAACCAAAGTACCACAAGAATCTGGAACCATGAAGACATTGAGGAATTTGAGGTTCCAAATCCTAAATTTGAACCTCCTGAGGCTGTACATCCACCCTTCTGGTATTTCAGAATGTTCTTCACTGATGAGATGATTGAACATGTGGCTCATCATACAAATCTCTACTCTGCTCAGGAGCTGGCAGATCCAGTTCAAACCAGCCCTAAAGAAATGAAGGATTTCGTGGCGATCCTTCTGTATATGGGTGTTTTCAGCTTCCCTTCTCTGGAGGATTACTGGCACCACGACTCACGCTTCAGTGCCGTAGCTGATATTATGTCGAGAGACAGATTCCAGGTGTTACACCGGTTCATTCATTTCAACGATAATCAGCAGAGCAATGAGAGTCCAGACCGGTTTCACAAAATCCGCCCCCTCTTTGAGATGCTTCGAGAACGCTGTCTACTGATACCCTCTGCCAACAGGTACAGTGTCGACGAGGTCAGGGTAGCATATGAAGGCACGAGAGCGGGCAGTCTCTGTCAGTATGCCAACGAGCCAGGGAAGTGGGGCTTCAAAGTGTTTTGTCGAGCAGATTCATCAGGCATTATCCACGACTTGCTCCTGTTCCAGGGGGCGTCCACGTTCTTCAATGTGGCCCTCAGTGACCAGGAGCAGAGGCTACCTCTAAGAGCCAAGTTAGTGACAACACTATGTAAAACCATCCAACAGCCTCAGCTGTCTGTTGTCTGCTGTGACAACTTCTTCACCAGTTTCAGCTTGGTCCAGAGCCTGCACACATCTTTGGGTGTCAGGTTCATCGGTGCGGTGCAACCAAACCTCACCGGCGGAGCTCCTCTGATGGCAGACAGCGAGCTAATGGAAAAGGGCCGTGGAGCCTTTGATTACAGGTCTGCTGAAGGGGTGGTGGCAGTAAAATGGGTTGAGAAGAAATGTGTGAACCTTCTGAGCAGTGCCTGTGGGATCCTGCCTCTGTCAGCTGTCGACCTGTGGAGCGAGGAGTCCAGAACAACGATCACCGTCCCGTGTCCATCACTCGTCCCTGCGTACAGGGAGCACATGAGAGGACCTGATCTCTCTGACATGCTGGTACACCTGTACAGGACCCCGGCTCGCTCCAGCAGGTGGTATATTCCCCTGTTTGGATACATCCTTGACTTGTGCATTGTAAATTCCTGGCTGGTCTACAAGAGGGACTGTGTCCTTCTCAACCAGAAACCGATGTCTCTGAAAAGGTTCCGCCTGGCGGTGGCCCACAGCTTGAACCACGCCAACAAGCCAGAGTCCAAAGCCGGCCGACCATCACTCTCTCCCCTCTCACAGAGGAAAGGACACACCCCACGACCCTCCCGACCCAAACCCCATCCAGATGTGCGCTACGATGGTTTGGGACACTGGCCTCTTCACTGCGCCAAGCGGGGCCGATGTAACCTTTGCCCCAAGGGTGTGTCAAGGTGGAAATGTCAGAAGTGCaatgtgttcttgtgtttgaaCACAAACCAGGAGTGTTTTGTGTCATATCACCAGAAGTGGTGCTCAGAAACCAGTGGTTTGATTGTTCAGCCTCACCGATGA
- the LOC108249818 gene encoding uncharacterized protein LOC108249818 isoform X4, whose product MESGSSAAPGNMSKTDILRGIITEKLSTAAREILAVVERTVADYEEEASAFRQEIDRQRRQLELLQPPYCIKVEPTDPDEQSLFSVCGAGGWDVLSKEEQHRYEIGSGNSWNLENLKDPTEKEVRKDGEENPTQEQEYGTVSSRGPSPGDLHCCRFSPPAVQTDPVNVGRPAVKDLENLVNLRICILRDWDIQVLSNVVFKKYPFHELECPCGLQEDEFLNLLRSIFPPLASDKPFDFFITDRTKKLYPLKVESFTPEQVSKAVGNSALYIRLKRPAELQAGHEEPRQDFRKKDEEDNDPSVRAAPSTRNETSQKKHPQHRMAFKDNPVNLRIHILEESGVDVVLPQALNKSPPHELRCPCGLKEADFLDLLTSTFPQLAGGRPFTVLAEEGGELHPVKVESVTPEEIRRSSRSTGSPVIYIQLKKELPPPKDAAPENPPSSSHPSCPNTRPQSAEADRPVELKVCILDDPNIDVITASVFQKAAVVDLRCPAGLQEANFLDFFTSNFPVLEGKAFDLLARHGNKLRPLNVKNPTPEKIQLSVSSFSEAVLYVRLKEQQDEARKARSDVSDPTKASTSKHGRRRKRRRHRHKKTEDSEDDDDHKNKLSTPQPQKPENRSQMKEDKQVKHSDLGTNSKLDEDETEDSEDGDYHKPEPSRLWFMPFLTSQSNTKENGNTGPEEVMEEQHVQHSVVDTNSQLEDEETEDSEDGEDHSNPVSTKLLSPQPRKSDLRLKQSRNPEPGKTTKKQKVKQNADRQTEDGDTMNADDGRYSNPRFPSLLESDGNRNTKCVEQMVNTNSQLEEEEAENKEGSRDRNAESAWLPPLQPGGNENRNPEQHVRQSDVSENTQSPQLPQLPQADSCSLLPCKVCSSLRGSESMLIKHAWTHVDDRGMLCGVCGERSESTKELRRHLQSHQKTHNCDICGKSFLTVSGFRGHMNRHKGNTPHECKTCHKAFTEKSALKKHVMLHVRDEKHDCNTCHKSFSSEGTLKLHLLTHSGRNQQEPPALRPARTPAKERLMSCEICNSLFFTRKGLQRHMTKHSSKMSHS is encoded by the exons GTTCGGGGAACAGTTGGAATCTGGAAAACCTCAAAGATCCCACAGAGAAGGAAGTCCGGAAAGACGGCGAGGAAAACCCGACGCAGGAGCAGGAATACGGGACGGTTTCCAG CAGGGGACCTTCACCAGGGGACCTTCACTGTTGCAGGTTCTCTCCTCCAGCAGTCCAGACGGATCCTGTGAATGTGGGCAGACCTGCAGTCAAAGATCTGGAGAACCTGGTGAACCTCAGGATCTGCATCTTAAGGGACTGGGACATCCAGGTGCTTTCAAATGTTG TGTTTAAAAAGTACCCGTTTCATGAGCTGGAGTGTCCCTGTGGCCTGCAGGAAGACGAATTCCTGAACCTGCTGAGGTCCATCTTTCCTCCGCTGGCTTCTGATAaaccttttgacttttttataaCGGACAGAACCAAAAAACTGTATCCTCTGAAAGTGGAGTCTTTCACCCCGGAGCAGGTCAGCAAGGCTGTGGGGAATTCTGCCCTCTACATCCGTCTGAAG CGTCCAGCAGAACTCCAGGCAGGACATGAAGAGCCGCGGCAGGATTTCAGGAAAAAGGATGAAGAGGACAATGATCCAAGCGTACGGGCTGCACCCAGCACCAG AAATGAGACCAGTCAGAAGAAACATCCCCAACACAGGATGGCTTTTAAAGACAACCCAGTAAATCTGAGGATCCACATTCTGGAGGAGTCTGGTGTGGATGTGGTCTTACCTCAGG cttTGAACAAGTCCCCTCCTCATGAGCTGAGGTGTCCTTGTGGTCTGAAGGAGGCGGACTTCCTGGACCTGCTGACGTCCACCTTTCCTCAGCTGGCGGGGGGTCGGCCTTTTACTGTTTTAGCTGAAGAAGGCGGGGAACTACACCCTGTGAAGGTCGAGAGCGTGACTCCAGAGGAgatcaggaggagcagcaggtccACCGGGAGTCCGGTCATCTACATCCAGCTGAAG AAGGAGCTTCCTCCTCCTAAAGATGCTGCTCCTGAAAATCCTCCGTCCAGCTCTCATCCGTCGTGTCCAAATACCAG GCCTCAGAGCGCTGAAGCAGACAGACCAGTGGAGCTGAAGGTCTGCATCCTGGACGACCCAAACATAGATGTGATAACAGCCTCGG TGTTTCAGAAGGCCGCCGTTGTTGACCTCCGGTGTCCGGCTGGCCTGCAGGAGGCCAACTTCCTGGACTTCTTCACGTCCAACTTTCCTGTGCTGGAAGGCAAAGCTTTCGATCTCCTCGCGCGTCACGGCAACAAACTGAGACCTTTAAATGTGAAGAATCCAACTCCAGAGAAGATCCAACTGTCCGTCAGCTCCTTCAGTGAAGCTGTCCTCTACGTCCGGCTGAAG GAACAACAGGATGAAGCCAGGAAGGCTCGTTCAGACGTTTCTGATCCAACCAAAGCTTCCACAAG TAAACACGGTCGGAGAAGAAAAAGACGACGTCACAGACATAAGAAGACGGAGGACAGCGAGGATGATGACGACCATAAAAACAAGCTGTCGACGCCGCAGCCTCAGAAACCTGAAAACAGGTCACAGATGAAGGAGGACAAACAAGTCAAACACTCCGATTTAGGAACAAACAGCAAGTTGGATGAAGACGAAACGGAGGACAGCGAAGATGGCGATTATCATAAACCAGAACCTTCCCGGCTCTGGTTTATGCCGTTCTTGACCTCTCAGTCCAACACAAAGGAAAACGGTAACACCGGACCCGAGGAGGTGATGGAGGAGCAACATGTCCAACATTCAGTGGTGGACACAAACAGCCAGTTGGAGGACGAGGAAACGGAGGACAGCGAGGACGGCGAGGATCATAGCAATCCAGTCTCTACCAAGCTCTTGTCCCCGCAGCCTCGAAAGTCTGACCTCCGTCTGAAGCAGAGCAGAAACCCTGAACCTGGGAAGACCACCAAGAAGCAAAAGGTCAAACAAaacgcagacagacagacagaagacgGGGACACGATGAACGCTGACGATGGCAGGTACTCTAATCCAAGGTTTCCTTCACTGCTGGAGTCTGATGGGAACAGAAACACTAAATGTGTGGAGCAGATGGTGAACACAAACAGCCAgttggaggaggaagaagcGGAGAACAAGGAGGGGAGCAGAGATCGTAACGCAGAGTCTGCCTGGCTCCCTCCTCTGCAGCCCggtggaaatgaaaacagaaaccctGAACAACACGTCCGACAGTCAGACGTTTCAGAAAACACCCAGAGTCCTCAGCTTCCTCAGCTTCCTCAGGCCGACAGCTGCAGTCTGTTGCCCTGTAAAGTCTGCAGCAGTTTACGTGGCTCAGAGAGCATGCTGATTAAACACGCCTGGACTCATGTGGACGATCGAGGCATGCTCTGTGGAGTGTGTGGGGAGCGGTCCGAGTCCACGAAGGAACTACGCCGCCATCTTCAGAGCCACCAAAAGACCCACAACTGCGACATCTGTGGCAAGTCCTTCCTCACCGTCTCCGGCTTCAGGGGACACATGAACCGGCACAAAGGGAACACACCTCACGAGTGTAAGACGTGCCATAAAGCGTTTACGGAGAAGTCGGCGCTGAAGAAACACGTGATGCTCCACGTGCGGGATGAAAAACACGACTGCAACACCTGCCACAAATCGTTTTCCTCAGAGGGCACGCTGAAACTTCACCTGCTGACCCACTCAGGCAGGAACCAGCAGGAACCACCGGCGCTTCGCCCCGCTCGCACTCCAGCGAAGGAAAGACTAATGAGCTGTGAAATCTGCAACAGTCTGTTCTTTACGAGGAAAGGCTTACAGAGACACATGACGAAGCACAGcagcaagatgtcacactcctGA